The Phycisphaeraceae bacterium genome window below encodes:
- a CDS encoding PfkB family carbohydrate kinase — protein MTTTMRQKICSLAQLSERANTWRRDGLTIAHCHGCFDLVHPGHLRYLEFAATQADILVVSLTGDDAIEKSDGTRPYIPQELRAENLAAIELVDAVVIIDADTGEPAIDHLRPDIYIKGKEYECSDHPGFLAERQKVEATGGRVLFSSGDVVFSSTRLIEEQRHLLNASGYTDTDLVAAACKRWSIDRNSLGNLIRERFTTLRVAVIGDLLADRYAFCEQGRTTDEAPILTVRPSEEQTYLGGAGIIAAHLQSLGAQTTLFTSTADDPHGHQLTDKLIDAGIDTRHWHTRHATPSKLRYLVDDHKVFRVEQGGDEPLDSAAQDRLIQAVLDQADNFDALIVSDFGFGVVTPSLLAKLIPQIRNTIPIITGDVSGIRRGLLAMHAFDLLTPNEREARGAVGDFESSLPTLAGTLMRESQLANLIVTLGRKGSLLFRPRETDRAHWYNARLRCDYLPTLAGPAIDPLGAGDALLAVATLALASDQPLPVAGYLGSAAAAVAVSRMGNHPVRPVELLRFLDHRPELHPASDHDLAFNQAV, from the coding sequence ATGACCACCACGATGCGCCAGAAAATCTGCTCCCTCGCCCAACTCTCCGAGCGCGCTAACACCTGGCGACGCGACGGACTCACCATCGCCCACTGCCACGGCTGCTTCGACCTCGTCCACCCCGGACACCTCCGCTACCTCGAGTTCGCCGCCACCCAGGCCGACATCCTCGTCGTCTCCCTCACAGGCGACGACGCCATCGAAAAATCCGACGGCACCCGGCCCTACATCCCCCAGGAACTCCGCGCCGAAAACCTCGCCGCCATCGAACTCGTCGACGCCGTCGTCATCATCGACGCCGACACCGGCGAACCCGCCATCGACCACCTCCGACCCGACATCTACATCAAAGGCAAAGAGTACGAGTGCTCCGACCACCCCGGCTTCCTCGCCGAACGACAAAAAGTCGAAGCCACAGGCGGCAGAGTCCTCTTCTCCTCCGGCGACGTCGTCTTCTCCTCCACAAGACTCATCGAAGAACAACGCCACCTCCTCAACGCCTCCGGCTACACCGACACCGACCTCGTCGCCGCCGCCTGCAAACGATGGTCCATCGACCGCAACTCCCTCGGCAACCTCATCCGCGAACGCTTCACCACCCTCCGCGTCGCCGTCATCGGCGACCTCCTCGCCGACCGCTACGCCTTCTGCGAACAAGGCCGAACCACCGACGAAGCACCCATCCTCACCGTCCGACCCTCCGAAGAACAAACCTACCTAGGCGGAGCCGGCATCATCGCCGCCCACCTCCAGAGCCTCGGCGCCCAGACCACCCTCTTCACCAGCACCGCCGACGACCCCCACGGCCACCAACTCACCGACAAACTCATCGACGCCGGCATCGACACCCGACACTGGCACACAAGACACGCCACCCCCTCGAAACTTCGCTACCTCGTCGACGACCACAAAGTCTTCCGCGTCGAGCAGGGCGGCGATGAACCCCTCGACTCCGCCGCTCAGGACCGCCTCATCCAAGCCGTCCTCGACCAGGCCGACAACTTTGACGCCCTCATCGTCTCCGACTTCGGCTTCGGCGTCGTCACCCCCTCACTGCTCGCCAAACTCATCCCCCAGATCCGCAACACCATCCCCATCATCACCGGCGACGTCTCCGGCATCCGCCGCGGACTCCTCGCCATGCACGCCTTCGACCTGCTCACCCCCAACGAACGCGAAGCCCGCGGGGCCGTAGGCGACTTCGAATCCTCTCTGCCCACTCTCGCCGGAACCCTCATGCGCGAGAGCCAGCTTGCCAACCTCATCGTCACCCTCGGCCGCAAAGGCTCACTCCTCTTCCGCCCCCGCGAAACCGACCGCGCCCACTGGTACAACGCCCGGCTCCGCTGCGACTATCTCCCCACCCTCGCTGGCCCCGCCATCGACCCCCTCGGCGCTGGCGACGCCCTCCTCGCCGTTGCCACCCTCGCCCTCGCCTCCGATCAGCCCCTCCCCGTCGCCGGCTACCTCGGCTCCGCAGCCGCGGCCGTCGCCGTCTCACGCATGGGCAACCACCCCGTCCGACCCGTCGAACTCCTCCGTTTCCTCGACCACCGCCCCGAACTCCACCCCGCCTCCGATCACGACCTCGCCTTCAACCAAGCCGTCTGA
- a CDS encoding nucleotide sugar dehydrogenase — MTLTVNAIAMVGLGRLGAPIAACLAAVGYRVIGVDTNRKTIDAINAKQPPVYEPGLEDKLAEAADRLTATEDLSHAIQNTDASFVLVPTPSEPNGAFSLDYVLAACEEIGEALRHRTTPHLVTIVSTVMPGDTQGPIRHTLERASGLRCGVDFHLCYSPEFVALGSVIHDYLHPDTLLIGESDPVAGHTLATIHRRVVNTDPPVSRMTFVNAEIAKIAVNAYVTTKITFANTIAGICERLLGADADTVTNAIGLDSRIGRKYLRGGFGYGGPCFPRDNAALAHTAASIGADPALPQTIDAVNRRQVDRLFNRLSAILPDHATIAMLGLAYKPNSNVTDESQPVALAEQLARAGHTVRAFDPAAQPNNIAFTLCDSAEDAMNAADAVVLATPWPGMANAITHAATTRPLIVFDPWRALIDHAWPPGTTYLPAGHHTPETSSTQAHRLAG; from the coding sequence ATGACGCTAACCGTCAACGCTATCGCCATGGTCGGCCTCGGACGACTCGGTGCCCCCATCGCCGCCTGCCTCGCCGCGGTCGGCTATCGCGTCATAGGCGTCGACACCAACCGCAAAACCATCGACGCCATCAACGCCAAACAACCCCCCGTCTACGAACCCGGCCTCGAGGACAAGCTCGCCGAAGCCGCCGACCGACTCACCGCCACCGAAGACCTCAGCCACGCCATCCAAAACACCGACGCCAGCTTCGTCCTCGTCCCCACACCCTCCGAACCCAACGGCGCCTTCTCACTCGACTACGTCCTCGCAGCCTGCGAAGAAATCGGCGAAGCCCTCCGCCACCGCACCACCCCCCACCTCGTCACCATCGTCTCCACCGTCATGCCCGGCGACACCCAGGGCCCCATCCGCCACACCCTCGAACGCGCCTCCGGCCTCCGCTGCGGCGTCGACTTCCACCTCTGCTACAGCCCCGAGTTCGTCGCCCTCGGCTCCGTCATCCACGACTACCTCCACCCCGACACCCTGCTCATCGGCGAGTCCGACCCCGTCGCCGGACACACCCTCGCCACCATCCACCGCCGCGTTGTTAACACCGACCCGCCCGTCTCACGCATGACCTTCGTCAACGCCGAGATCGCCAAGATCGCCGTCAACGCCTACGTCACCACCAAGATCACCTTCGCCAACACCATCGCCGGCATCTGCGAACGCCTCCTCGGCGCAGACGCCGACACCGTCACCAACGCCATCGGCCTCGACTCCCGCATCGGACGCAAATATCTCCGAGGCGGATTCGGCTACGGCGGGCCTTGCTTCCCCCGCGACAACGCAGCCCTCGCCCACACCGCCGCCTCCATCGGCGCCGACCCCGCCCTCCCCCAGACCATCGACGCCGTCAACCGCCGCCAGGTCGATCGACTCTTCAACCGTCTAAGCGCCATCCTCCCCGACCACGCCACCATCGCCATGCTCGGCCTCGCCTACAAACCCAACAGTAACGTCACCGACGAATCCCAGCCCGTCGCCCTCGCCGAACAACTCGCCCGCGCTGGCCACACCGTGCGCGCCTTCGACCCCGCAGCTCAACCCAACAACATCGCCTTCACCCTCTGCGACTCCGCCGAAGACGCCATGAATGCCGCCGACGCCGTCGTCCTCGCCACCCCATGGCCCGGCATGGCCAACGCCATCACCCACGCCGCCACCACAAGACCCCTTATCGTCTTCGACCCCTGGCGCGCCCTCATCGACCACGCCTGGCCGCCCGGCACCACCTACCTCCCCGCCGGCCACCACACACCCGAAACCTCCTCGACCCAAGCCCACCGCCTCGCCGGCTAA
- a CDS encoding methyltransferase domain-containing protein produces the protein MTQAPLKHFESVPIDAVRHYWNQRPCNLRHSPEPVGTRAYFEQVAHRKYLVEPHIPRFADFPSWAGKRVLEIGCGIGTDSISFAQAGAHVTAVDLSEASLNLTRQRAEIFNVRDRVRTIHANAEELDTVLKPEPFDLIYSFGVIHHTPHPDNALCALRRFTGPDTHLKFMVYHRHAWKVMAIVLAEGYGRFWKLDDLVARSSEAQTGCPVTYTYTRKTAAAWLARTGFEPTRFAVDHVFPYRIEDYKHYRYIKSWYFRMLPQPLFRALERTMGWHLLIDAKPATT, from the coding sequence ATGACCCAGGCACCCCTCAAACACTTCGAGTCGGTCCCCATCGACGCCGTCCGACACTACTGGAATCAGCGCCCCTGCAACCTCCGACACTCACCCGAGCCCGTCGGCACCCGCGCCTACTTCGAACAGGTTGCGCACCGAAAATACCTCGTCGAACCCCACATCCCTCGCTTCGCCGACTTCCCCTCATGGGCCGGCAAACGCGTCCTCGAAATCGGTTGCGGCATCGGCACCGACAGCATCTCCTTCGCCCAGGCCGGCGCCCACGTCACCGCTGTCGATCTCTCCGAAGCATCCCTCAACCTCACCCGACAACGCGCCGAAATCTTCAACGTCCGCGACCGTGTCCGCACCATCCACGCCAACGCTGAAGAACTCGACACCGTCCTCAAACCCGAACCCTTCGACCTCATCTACTCCTTTGGCGTCATCCACCACACCCCGCACCCCGACAACGCCCTCTGCGCCCTGCGCCGATTCACCGGACCCGACACCCACCTCAAATTTATGGTCTACCACCGCCACGCCTGGAAGGTCATGGCCATCGTCCTCGCCGAAGGCTACGGCCGCTTCTGGAAACTCGACGACCTCGTCGCCCGCAGCTCCGAAGCCCAGACTGGCTGCCCCGTCACCTACACCTACACCCGAAAAACCGCCGCCGCATGGCTCGCCCGTACCGGCTTCGAGCCCACCCGCTTCGCCGTCGACCACGTCTTCCCCTACCGCATCGAAGACTACAAACACTACCGCTACATCAAAAGCTGGTACTTCCGCATGCTCCCGCAACCCCTCTTCCGAGCCCTCGAACGCACCATGGGATGGCATCTCCTGATCGACGCCAAACCCGCCACCACCTGA
- a CDS encoding glycosyltransferase family 2 protein, translating to MPHNAPQPGPWHDDPPGLHESEPLSLAIIIPSYNRAAYLRDAIDSVLAQDHPRLSCRVMDAGSTDGSLDILRSFGDRITWVSEPDQGHADAINKGWRQTDSDIVHWLNADDTLATPDSAHLACQYLAARPETDIVYGHCHWIDEQGHDQGRSYAQPWSLPFALVTADHCIPQPAAFIRRSLINRIGDLRTDIFTKDREFWLRAGLHARIDAWPRLLAFQRNDAGISFLGRQVAPAIVEVTRTFYKQLDVPQQLRQLKPRAMSNAHLRAAYYAWAGGRHRDLYAKHLLLALLSDPANTARAWWHLRRYLGESIGLPRPTSPIPA from the coding sequence TTGCCGCATAATGCCCCCCAGCCCGGACCCTGGCACGATGACCCACCCGGACTCCACGAGTCTGAGCCCCTCTCACTGGCCATCATCATCCCCAGCTACAACCGAGCCGCCTACCTCCGCGACGCCATCGACTCCGTCCTCGCGCAGGATCACCCCCGCCTGAGCTGCCGCGTGATGGACGCCGGCTCCACCGACGGTTCCCTCGACATTCTCCGATCCTTTGGCGACCGCATCACCTGGGTGAGCGAACCCGACCAGGGCCACGCCGACGCCATCAACAAAGGCTGGCGACAAACCGATTCCGACATCGTTCACTGGCTCAACGCCGACGACACCCTCGCCACGCCAGATAGCGCCCACCTCGCCTGCCAGTACCTCGCCGCCCGACCCGAAACCGACATCGTCTACGGACACTGCCACTGGATCGACGAACAGGGCCACGACCAAGGGCGCTCCTACGCCCAGCCCTGGTCCCTGCCCTTCGCACTGGTGACCGCCGACCACTGCATCCCCCAGCCCGCCGCCTTCATCCGCCGCTCTCTCATTAACCGCATCGGCGACCTCCGCACCGATATCTTCACCAAAGACCGCGAGTTCTGGCTCCGCGCCGGCCTCCACGCCCGCATCGACGCCTGGCCGCGTCTCCTCGCCTTCCAACGCAACGACGCTGGCATCAGCTTCCTCGGCCGCCAGGTCGCCCCCGCCATCGTCGAGGTCACACGCACCTTCTACAAACAACTCGATGTCCCCCAACAACTCCGACAACTCAAACCCCGCGCCATGAGCAACGCCCACCTCCGCGCCGCCTATTACGCATGGGCTGGCGGAAGACACCGGGACCTCTACGCCAAACACCTCCTCCTCGCCCTCCTCTCCGATCCCGCCAACACCGCCCGCGCATGGTGGCACCTCCGCCGATACCTCGGCGAATCAATCGGCCTCCCCAGGCCCACAAGTCCCATCCCGGCGTAA
- a CDS encoding FkbM family methyltransferase encodes MATNSLAVRLSRWLLPRMAPVVVPHPIPGWYLGFGECRRDLRHRARKLLLRSFKHPARLRWIDDLELIAYPYNEVTRSLMMTGLYDPTELSYLQQRLHPGMTFIDAGANLGLYSLVASRRVGLEGRVIAIEPSCREHDRLLRHIDINHANNIEALKLAVADDIDTIGLKVADDKHAGHNTLGSFAYEATRLDRVECVRTTTIDQIVSQRSLSRVDLIKLDIEGAELAAIRGASETLQRFHPELLVEFNEKSLNAQGATTADLWSLIESHGYDIGSIDNARGAFTPTTLDNRPGVSLNLIARHKQQVNRLAA; translated from the coding sequence ATGGCGACCAACTCCCTCGCAGTCCGACTCAGCCGCTGGCTCCTCCCACGCATGGCACCCGTCGTCGTCCCTCACCCCATCCCGGGCTGGTACCTCGGCTTCGGCGAATGCCGCCGCGATCTCAGGCACCGCGCCCGCAAACTCCTGCTCCGCTCCTTCAAACACCCCGCCCGACTCCGCTGGATCGATGACCTCGAACTCATCGCCTACCCCTACAACGAGGTCACCCGATCCCTGATGATGACCGGCCTCTACGACCCCACCGAACTCAGCTATCTCCAGCAAAGGCTCCACCCTGGCATGACATTCATCGACGCCGGAGCCAACCTCGGCCTCTACAGCCTCGTCGCCTCACGCAGGGTCGGACTCGAAGGCCGCGTCATCGCCATCGAACCCTCCTGCCGCGAACACGACCGCCTGCTCCGCCACATCGATATCAACCACGCAAACAACATCGAAGCCCTCAAACTCGCCGTCGCCGACGACATCGACACCATCGGACTCAAAGTCGCCGACGACAAACACGCCGGACACAACACCCTCGGCAGCTTCGCCTATGAAGCCACTCGACTCGATCGCGTCGAGTGTGTCCGAACCACCACCATCGACCAGATCGTCAGCCAGCGATCCCTCAGCCGAGTCGACCTCATCAAACTCGACATCGAAGGCGCAGAACTCGCCGCCATCCGTGGTGCCAGCGAAACGCTCCAACGCTTCCACCCCGAACTCCTCGTCGAGTTCAACGAAAAAAGCCTCAACGCTCAGGGCGCCACCACCGCCGACCTCTGGTCACTCATCGAGTCCCACGGCTACGACATCGGCTCGATCGACAACGCCCGCGGGGCATTCACACCCACCACCCTCGACAACCGACCGGGCGTCTCGCTCAATCTTATCGCCCGTCACAAGCAGCAGGTCAATCGCCTTGCCGCATAA
- a CDS encoding glycosyltransferase: protein MNVSYVIVTHNRRSSLTRTLKRLRALVTPTQTQDIWVIDNASDDGTVATLNESFPEVHLIERRDNAGACARTDAIGRAAGDLLVFLDDDSYPLPGVTEAAIERFARQPSLGLLAGAIELPDGSAEASAYPLCPVGCGMIGRHHALKELGGFDRWFGRQAEEFDLTLRMLLAGWGVKRDPNLVFRHDKPAGQRPAAEVCLLDLRNNLVIADRYLPPDLALAYRTDWTQRYTLIAAGLDLDVSMDTAVAEADEKRAAEARTARTALSPAAVERVFGIEAQARHVAEWSRRYEPRHVLIADFSKNLYATYDACRRSGLEVIAIAENNPAFSGHFYRDVPILDDRSAFELEHDGVIVATINPAQLPARLRDIRPITSKPILDFAEQEDNAAEDWQPSRGAA, encoded by the coding sequence ATGAACGTCAGCTACGTCATCGTCACCCACAACCGTCGGTCGTCACTGACCCGAACCCTCAAACGCCTCCGCGCCCTGGTCACCCCAACCCAAACCCAGGACATCTGGGTCATCGACAACGCCTCCGACGACGGCACCGTCGCCACCCTCAACGAGTCCTTCCCCGAAGTCCACCTCATCGAACGCCGCGACAACGCCGGAGCCTGCGCCCGCACTGATGCCATCGGCCGCGCCGCAGGCGATCTCCTCGTCTTCCTCGATGACGACAGCTACCCACTCCCGGGCGTGACCGAAGCCGCCATCGAACGCTTCGCGCGACAACCCAGCCTCGGCCTTCTCGCCGGAGCCATCGAACTCCCCGATGGCTCAGCCGAAGCCTCCGCCTACCCCCTCTGCCCCGTCGGCTGCGGGATGATCGGCCGACACCACGCCCTCAAAGAGCTAGGCGGATTCGATCGCTGGTTCGGACGACAGGCCGAGGAGTTTGACCTCACCCTCCGTATGCTCCTCGCCGGCTGGGGCGTCAAACGCGATCCCAACCTCGTCTTCCGCCACGACAAACCCGCAGGCCAGCGCCCCGCCGCCGAGGTCTGCCTGCTCGACCTGCGCAACAACCTCGTCATCGCCGACCGCTACCTGCCACCCGACCTCGCCCTAGCCTACCGCACCGACTGGACCCAGCGCTACACGCTTATCGCCGCCGGACTCGACCTCGATGTCTCGATGGACACCGCCGTCGCCGAAGCCGACGAAAAACGCGCCGCCGAAGCCCGCACCGCACGCACCGCCCTCAGTCCCGCAGCCGTCGAGCGCGTCTTCGGCATCGAAGCCCAGGCCCGCCACGTCGCCGAGTGGTCCCGCCGCTACGAACCCCGTCACGTCCTCATCGCCGACTTCTCCAAAAACCTCTACGCCACCTACGACGCCTGCCGTCGTTCCGGACTCGAGGTCATCGCCATCGCCGAAAACAACCCAGCCTTCTCAGGACACTTCTACCGCGACGTCCCCATCCTCGACGACCGCTCCGCCTTCGAACTCGAACACGATGGCGTCATCGTCGCCACCATCAACCCCGCTCAACTCCCCGCACGCCTCCGCGACATCAGACCCATCACCAGCAAACCCATCCTCGACTTCGCCGAGCAGGAAGACAACGCCGCAGAAGACTGGCAACCCAGCAGAGGGGCGGCCTGA
- a CDS encoding glycosyltransferase, with translation MTRAIEPAGFTEQLATHNPLRVALDRGRFTDAARLANESVHPIDDALLREIAEGLIAKARWLEASQLLERLIDPTEPDTLSLNLTRNLETLRKHHPKAYRRLFNTHATTNCRLLRNTAGERTIEQTSRQNAILWTGVNTSASQQIASLPEACNQALSDRRALALLGLGDGHLLEHLTHASQDPGDTPTQASSIYVLETRPETLLQVLMIHAWHTHASPLTSTNIHWLLGNKSVEQFQQLLQQRTLLPFPTEAICLSSDSTSIQAGLRTISTNRETRINLLEQQAHAHAQTLTDDHLLEVLGDNPPRKPRILAITSRFTNVLQHAMSDVAQALDDIGCEVRLYKEQADDERFGYLPGLSEIVDFKPDLVFLIDHNRAEFGDLFPANIPFINWIQDHLASLCNQQAGRLIGPRDFVLTASRPTFVNHHHYPDRQCIDLGKLSRVPDLPTEWTTNGPDLLYVSNASHTKDALLEELHNQLSTQPHLVQLATTVAQQLFDIYDRGGLIDSTRALAQLIDEQARTQNLTWPTPQARHILRDLLWLPINDALYRQQALHWAINAARQLGLNLEIYGKGWENHPAFAPYARGSIGYGEPLEQLTRSAAINLRLEPYPTLAHQRMLDGLFAGGFYLTRTFAPDPLFTQLLGFIDQHTNPQVQTLDHARQLISPDHRHQLEHLAARCIACYDESSQWDPVAAGRISQNLGILKPGREAIPDLNAISFTTAEQMTDCIQHFISNPEQRRAIAKRQRDAVSNRFSYPHGLRNVLDTIRQRIVDQPSKSERSTA, from the coding sequence ATGACCAGAGCCATAGAGCCCGCCGGGTTCACCGAGCAACTAGCCACACATAACCCCCTGCGTGTCGCCCTCGATCGCGGTCGGTTCACAGACGCCGCGCGCCTCGCCAACGAGTCTGTTCATCCCATCGACGACGCCCTCCTCCGCGAGATCGCCGAAGGGCTCATCGCCAAAGCCCGCTGGCTCGAAGCCAGCCAACTCCTTGAACGCCTCATCGACCCCACCGAACCCGATACCCTCAGCCTCAACCTCACCCGCAACCTCGAAACCCTCCGCAAGCATCACCCCAAGGCCTACCGCCGACTCTTCAACACACACGCCACCACCAACTGCCGACTCCTCCGCAACACCGCTGGCGAGCGGACCATCGAACAAACCTCCCGTCAGAACGCCATCCTCTGGACCGGCGTCAACACCAGCGCCTCCCAACAAATCGCATCACTCCCCGAAGCCTGCAACCAGGCTCTAAGCGACCGCCGAGCCCTCGCGCTCCTGGGCCTGGGCGACGGCCACCTCCTCGAACACCTCACCCACGCCTCGCAAGACCCAGGCGACACCCCAACCCAGGCCTCGTCGATCTACGTCCTCGAAACCCGGCCCGAGACCCTCCTCCAGGTCCTGATGATCCACGCCTGGCATACACACGCCAGCCCCCTAACATCAACCAACATCCACTGGTTACTCGGCAATAAGTCTGTTGAGCAGTTTCAACAACTGCTTCAACAACGCACGCTCCTACCTTTCCCCACGGAAGCCATCTGCCTCTCCTCCGATTCAACTTCAATCCAGGCTGGTTTACGGACGATTTCGACTAATCGTGAAACCCGCATCAACCTCCTTGAACAACAAGCCCACGCCCACGCCCAAACCCTCACCGATGACCACCTCCTCGAAGTCCTCGGCGACAACCCACCCCGAAAACCCCGCATCCTCGCCATCACCTCACGCTTCACCAACGTCCTCCAGCACGCCATGAGTGATGTCGCCCAGGCCCTCGACGACATCGGCTGCGAAGTCCGTCTCTACAAAGAACAAGCCGATGACGAACGCTTCGGCTACCTCCCCGGTCTCTCCGAAATCGTCGATTTCAAACCCGACCTCGTCTTCCTCATCGACCACAACCGCGCCGAGTTTGGCGACCTCTTCCCCGCCAACATCCCCTTTATCAACTGGATTCAGGACCACCTCGCCAGCCTCTGCAACCAGCAGGCCGGCCGCTTGATCGGCCCCCGCGACTTCGTGCTCACCGCCAGCCGACCCACCTTCGTTAACCACCATCACTACCCCGACCGTCAGTGCATCGATCTTGGCAAACTCAGCCGAGTCCCCGACCTCCCCACCGAGTGGACCACCAACGGACCCGACCTTCTCTACGTCTCCAACGCCTCACACACCAAGGACGCACTCCTCGAAGAACTCCACAACCAGCTCAGCACCCAACCCCACCTCGTCCAACTCGCCACCACTGTCGCCCAGCAACTCTTCGACATCTACGACCGAGGCGGGCTCATCGACTCCACACGAGCCCTCGCCCAACTCATCGACGAGCAGGCCCGCACCCAGAACCTCACCTGGCCCACGCCCCAGGCCCGTCACATCCTCCGCGACCTCCTCTGGCTCCCGATCAACGACGCCCTCTACCGACAACAGGCCCTCCATTGGGCCATCAACGCCGCCAGGCAACTCGGCCTGAACCTTGAAATCTACGGAAAAGGCTGGGAAAACCACCCCGCCTTCGCTCCCTACGCCCGTGGCTCCATCGGCTACGGCGAGCCTCTCGAACAACTCACCCGCTCCGCCGCGATCAACCTCCGACTCGAACCCTACCCCACACTCGCCCACCAACGCATGCTCGACGGCCTCTTTGCTGGCGGGTTCTACCTCACTCGAACGTTCGCACCCGACCCGCTCTTCACCCAACTCCTGGGCTTTATCGATCAGCACACCAACCCTCAGGTGCAAACCCTCGATCACGCACGCCAACTCATCTCACCCGATCACCGCCACCAACTCGAACACCTCGCCGCCCGCTGCATCGCCTGCTACGACGAATCGTCGCAGTGGGACCCCGTCGCCGCAGGCCGCATCAGCCAGAACCTCGGCATCCTCAAGCCCGGCCGCGAAGCCATCCCCGACCTCAACGCCATCAGCTTCACCACTGCTGAGCAGATGACCGATTGCATCCAGCACTTCATCAGCAACCCAGAACAACGCCGCGCTATCGCTAAGCGACAACGCGACGCTGTCTCCAATCGCTTCAGCTACCCACACGGACTCAGGAACGTCCTCGACACGATCCGCCAACGGATCGTCGACCAGCCCTCGAAGTCCGAGAGGTCCACAGCATGA
- a CDS encoding D-cysteine desulfhydrase family protein, translated as MALLDAPRFSLAQLPTPLVPARRFSEALGGPAVWIKRDDLTGLATGGNKTRKLEYSLGKALAEGATDLITEGSIHSNHCRQTAAAACAAGLACHLALNAESVPAIPQGNLLIDLLYGAQCHYVTTGPQRKTKMQDIADQLSADGRCPFIIPTGASDETGCLGYAALALELQHQLWSQSLTPDYVYTPSCSGGTHAGILLGKTWFGLEPPIRAVLAAGQAEEERRFIHDLTLRAASAASGPIELAMDNVQCDDSQVGPGYGIATEACLEAIQLLAQTEGILLDPVYSGKAMAGLIADIREKRLNSGQSVVFIHTGGQMSLGGKVDQLQPLWHR; from the coding sequence GTGGCCCTGCTCGACGCCCCTCGTTTCTCACTCGCACAACTTCCAACCCCGCTGGTGCCCGCTCGACGCTTCTCTGAAGCGCTCGGCGGGCCCGCGGTTTGGATCAAACGCGACGACCTCACCGGACTCGCCACAGGCGGGAACAAAACCCGCAAGCTCGAATACTCCCTCGGCAAAGCCCTCGCCGAAGGGGCCACCGACCTCATCACCGAAGGCTCCATCCACTCCAATCACTGCCGGCAAACCGCCGCCGCCGCCTGCGCAGCAGGACTCGCCTGCCACCTCGCCCTCAACGCCGAATCCGTCCCCGCCATCCCGCAGGGCAACCTCCTCATCGACCTGCTCTACGGTGCCCAATGCCACTACGTCACCACCGGCCCACAGCGCAAAACCAAGATGCAGGACATCGCCGACCAACTCTCCGCCGATGGCCGATGCCCCTTCATCATCCCCACTGGCGCGTCCGATGAAACCGGCTGTCTCGGCTACGCTGCCCTTGCCCTCGAACTCCAGCACCAGCTCTGGTCCCAAAGCCTCACACCCGACTACGTCTACACACCCTCGTGCTCAGGCGGAACCCACGCTGGCATCCTCCTGGGCAAAACATGGTTCGGACTCGAACCGCCCATCCGCGCTGTCCTCGCCGCTGGCCAGGCCGAAGAAGAACGCCGCTTCATCCACGACCTCACCCTCCGCGCCGCCTCTGCAGCCAGCGGACCCATCGAACTAGCGATGGACAATGTTCAGTGTGACGATTCTCAGGTCGGTCCCGGCTATGGCATCGCCACCGAAGCCTGCCTCGAAGCCATCCAGCTCCTCGCCCAGACCGAAGGTATCCTTCTCGACCCCGTTTACTCCGGCAAAGCCATGGCGGGGCTCATCGCTGATATCCGCGAAAAACGCCTCAATTCCGGCCAATCCGTCGTCTTCATCCACACCGGCGGGCAGATGTCCCTCGGTGGAAAAGTCGATCAACTCCAGCCTCTCTGGCACCGCTGA